CATTGCTTTCAGCGAAGATTCGGTAACGTCGCACAACATCTTCGGTTAGATCTTTGTTTGTCCAGTTAATCAGGCGCACCGCTTCGGCTGTGGCATCGACACTGTTGTTTGCCACTTCAAAACGCACTTCGGCCTGTCCAATACGCTTGCCGGCGGCATTAAACGCAACCACCGTTAACGTGTGCTTACCATCTGGCAGCGCAAACGTATTGAGAATATGAAACGGCTGCGTTGTCGCCTCGCGCAGATTGCTCAATCCTTTGCCGTCGAGGTAAATAATGGCGTAGCCGCCTTCAGGGACGCCTTCAAAAAGTGCCTTGACAGAGCCGCGCACCTGAGCGTTCGGCTGTGGAAAGGTAATAGTTTGTGCCGTTACGCGAGAGGCACCCAGCCCAAAGGCGAGGCCCAGCGTGCCCATTAGCACGCTTTTGCTCACTCCGGCACTCAAACGTTGAAAACGCATCGAAACTCCTCTTCTAAACCGAATCGGTATAAACAAAACTCGCAGATACGACAAATTCGGTATCCCAATTATCGCATAGCCTGCGCAAAGTCGTCATGGGTACCGTTTCATACGAAGTAATTCCCATCAGGCACCAAAAAAGTACGGTCGATTTCGACCGTACTTTCGCACTTTTTGTTACGCCCTTTACATCGGCGAAATCGGCGTGAATAATTCGACGCGCCGTTGTTGTGGCTGATACGAAACACGCAGGTCAAGCGCCTGAGCGCAAAACGAAATCGGCACCATCAAGGCATTATCGGCCTGGCGCACCGGCGACTTGAGTGCGATTTGACGCCCGTCGATGCGAGCGCGTGTGCCGTCTTCGCCCGCCGTTAGTTCCAGACGGCGCACGCCACCGGCAATGCGTAAATCGGCGACGAGCGTTTGCTTTGCTTCGCGCCAGTGCAACTGTGCGCCCAATTTCTGCAACAAGGGCCGCGCCGGGATCCACACGGTGCGCGATGCCTTCGCGCTCTGAGCGCGGAGAATGGCAAGACGCTTCAAGCGTTGCCGTTCGCGGCGCGAGCGACTTCTCTTAACCACAGGTTTGGGAGCAAGTTCTTCTGCCGAAGCCAGACGCGCGGCAGGCGCGAATTCCTGTTTCTCACCGTTGAGAAACACTTCAATCAATGCGCTGCCAACGCGCCCCGAAGGTTCACTCGTTGGCGCGATGCGGCCCGATGTCGAAATGCGTGGCGCGACCACTTGCTGTGGGCGCCGACCTTCGCCTTCGTAGGTAAAAAACGGCACTTCCAGAACTGAGGCCGGGCCATCGGTCACATAAACGGCCATCGGTTCACTTTGGCCGATAAATGCTTCGCCGGAAAACGCCTGCACCTGCACGACATGGCGGCCTTGACGCAGATTGCTGGTGTCCCAGTCCCAGCGCCCCGGTGCACCGGCTTCCGCCAGAGTATTTCCATCGAGCAAAAAGCGCACAGCAGTGACAGGACGATTCGCGTCGAAGGGCCGCGCGATTAAGATAACGCGGCGTCCGATTTTTGTAGCAGCAATTTGCGCCTCAGAAACCGGTTCCTGAGCGCGCGACGGCTGAAATAATGGTGAAATGTTCGCACCGAATAAAGCGGCACCGATTAGAAGACAACGAGTAAAACGCATGATTTTGAATTTAAGGTAAAGAAACGACAATGCTCTGAGCGGCACCGAATGTGCCGTTTATCAGAAATGCACCCTGAGGGTCAACGGCAGATGTGATGCCGCCGTTGGCGCTTTGTGCCACGGAAACTCCGTTTTCTGCCGCGCGAATTGCCAGCATCGCGCGATGTTCACGCGGCGCGGTTGTTCCGGCAAACCACTCATCGTTGGTTAAAACGAAAAGCGCCTGCGCTCCTTGTTTTACCAGAGCGCGCGCCGGATAACGAAAACAACTCTCAAAACAGACAATGGCACCGACCGATATGTTGCGCCCGTCGCGCCGACGCAACGAAAGCGGGCGCAATTCTTCTGGCGGAACCGCTTCTGGATCGGGAGCAAAACGGCGCAACAAAGGAATGAGTTCGCCAAAGGGTGCGCGTTCACCAAACGGCACCAGGCGGCTTTTGGCCGTCCACGAAACCTCGCCCGATGGAGAAAACAAAATCGCGGCGTTAAGGAGACGGCTTTGAGAATCGCGCGCATTAGCGCCGCATAAAATATTGGCGCCGGTTTCGCGTGCCAGTTGCGCGACGGCTTCCGCTTCCGGCGATAAGTACGGTCGATCTCGACCGTACTTATGCGCGATTAATCGTCCCGCATTAAAGGTCGTTTCAGGCCAGACGATTAAATCGACATCGCGTGGCACGTCGCGCGAAAGACGTAGCGCTTGCTGCAACGTACTTTCGCCGCTCATCGCAAAATTTTTGCTCAGGCTTGGCACATCGGTTTGTATCAGTTGCACACGCAATTGAGCGTTGCGCTGCTGTTGCAACAAAGGCCCGCTGATGTGAAGCAAGACTAAGGCACCGACCGGCATTAACCAGAGACGACAGGAAAACTCGCGCACCCGCGTCAGCCACAGTGCGCCGCACGCTGCACACCAGACGCACAACGCCGAAAGCCCGTGTTGTCCGAGCCAACGAGCATGCGGTAGCAACGCGGTGTCATACGATTGGCTGTAAGCGAGAGCGCCCCAGCCATGCGCGAGCGGAGTTTCCAAACGTGCTGCGTCGAGCAAGCCCCACAACACGGCTACGAAAAGAGGAAGCAGCCATGCAGCACGCCGCCATCGCGCAGGATTCCAGGCAAGCGCGACCAATGCGACAAGCGAACCGTGAATCGCGCCAATGAGGAAAATCGATACAAGGCCCAGAAAAAAGCCAACGGCTGGAGGCGCGCCAATCATCGGGCTACCTTTGATAACCGTCGGCACAATCCACCAGTTAATGGCGGCGTAGGCAATCCAGCCGCATTTCCAGCCGAGAAAGAAACGGGCGCGTGCGGTCTTGCCGTTTAACGCCACGAAGAGTGGCAACAGCGCAATCCAGCCGAGCGCGAAAAGCCCTTGCTGCGCCAGCCACCACAACGCTGCTGCAAGCCAGATGCAGGCGCGAGTTTCCTCGCGTGTCGCAATACCATCGAAAAGAAAACCGCGCGCGAAGGGTTCGCGCGCGGCGGAAAAATTCGTCACAAGAATCAGACTAAAAATACAGTCATTTTCGACCGTACTTTAAAACCACTTTCGTACTGAACTGCCGATGCGCTGCCATGTTGTCGGCGGCGCAGGAGTTGGAACAGGCGCCAGATCGTTATCGGGCAAGCGGCTTTCCTTCGCGTTGGGACGCGCGGGAAACAAGAGTATCCGTTCGCCGGGCCGGACGTAACCGCGTTCAACTAGAAGTTGGGCGCGGCCTTTGTCGCTTTCCAAGAGTGTAAGGTGTGCCCGCGCCGTTTTCTGCTGTTCTTCCAATGCGCGCAACGCCGCCGTTTTTCCCTTAACCTGCCCATCGAATTCACGATAGCTCGCATAGGATTTCGCGATAAAAAAGAAAATGACAAACGAAGCCGCGCCCGTGACAATCATCGCGCCGAGGCTTTTCCAACCCACAGCCGCGCGCTGACGGCGAATCTTCTCACGACGCGCAACACGCCGACGCCGCGCTTCATCCCATAATTCGGCTTCCGAATCGGGGACTGCCACAACACGCGGCGCGATCTGTGGCTCGTGCGAGTGCCGCTCTTGCCAATCGAAGTCGGCCCGTCGGTGAGAAGTGTCGTGTCCGCGCCGTTTCATAAGAGTTTTTAGAAATCAGGTGTCCGTTTTCAGGTTAAGTACGGTCGATTTCAACTCTGTTATGAGTCGAAATCGACGCTCACGCCTGAAAACGGACAGCCGATAACGGACGACTAAGCCCGCAGGTTGTAGAACGCGTCGCGGCCCGCGAAAATCGCGCTGTCGCCAAGTTCTTCTTCGATACGCAGAAGTTGATTGTATTTCGCCACGCGGTCGGTGCGCGCCGGTGCGCCCGTCTTGATTTGACCGGCGTTGGTTGCAACCGCGATGTCGGCAATCGTTGCGTCTTCGGTTTCGCCCGAACGATGCGAAATGATCGCCGTGTAACCGGCGCGCTTCGCCATTTCAATCGACGCAAGCGTTTCGGTGAGCGTTCCAATTTGGTTGACCTTCACCAGAATCGAGTTGCCTGCGCCCATTTCGATGCCCTGCGACAAACGCGTGGTGTTGGTGACAAACAAGTCGTCGCCGACGAGCTGAACCGTTTTGCCGATGCGGTCTGTCAAGGCTTTGTGGCCTGTCCAGTCGTCTTCGTCGAAGCCGTCTTCAATCGAGATGATGGGGAACTTGGCGCACAAGTCGGCCCAGAATTCGACCATTTCCTCGCTTGTGCGTTCGCCGCCTTCGCGCTCGAAAACGTATTTGCTGCCGTTGTGCAGTTCGCTCATCGCGGGGTCCATCGCGAGCATGACGTTTTCGCCCGGCTTGAAACCGGCTTTCTCAATCGCCTGCATGATAACGCCCAGAGCGTCTTCCGTACCGGCAACGTTGGGCGCAAAGCCGCCTTCGTCGCCAACTGAAGTCGAAAGACCGCGATGATGCAGAACGTCTTTCAGGGCGTGGTAAATTTCGACGCCCATCTGCAACGCTTGCGAGAAGGTTTCTGCGCCGACCGGCATAACCATGAATTCCTGCAAATCGACGCCGCTTTCTGCGTGCTTGCCGCCGTTGAGAATGTTCATCATCGGCAACGGAAGCGTGCGCGCGCTGGTGCCGCCGAGGTAGCGGTAGAGCGGCATTTGCAGCGAAGCAGCAGCAGCTTTGGCAGCGGCCATCGAAACGCCCAGAATGGCGTTCGCGCCGAGGTTGGCTTTGTTGGGCGTACCGTCGAGGTCGAGCATCAGGTTGTCGAGGGCAACCTGTTCGGTCGCGTCGGTACCGATGAGTTCGGGAGCAATCTGCTCGTTGACGTTGCGGACGGCCTGAATCACGCCTTTGCCGAGATATGTGCTTTTGTCACCGTCGCGCAATTCGACAGCTTCGTATTCGCCGGTCGAGGCGCCCGATGGCACCGAAGCGCGGCCCTGCGTTCCATCTTCCAACGTGACATCGACTTCAACTGTGGGGTTGCCGCGCGAATCCAAAATCTGGCGCGCGGAAATATCTGCGATAAGCGTCAAAACGGTCTCCGTAAAATCTTTTTTCGGCCAGATTTTACCACAGACGGTACGGTCGTTTTCGACCGTACTATAATTCCGGCGTGAATCACTGGACAATTATTTTAAATCCCGCCGCCGGACGCGGGCGCGGCGCACGCGAAGAAAAAGCCATTCGCTCTGCTCTACCCGACGCCGAAATTCTTCTAACGCGCAAAAGCGGCGACGCCGAAACCCTGGCCTTCGAAGCCGTACAACGCGGCCAGCATGTCGCGGCTGCAGGTGGCGACGGCACGCTCGGCGAAGTTCTCAATGGCGTGATGCGTGCTCAAACCGACACTACCATCGCAATTTTGCCCGTTGGAACCGGAAACGATTTCGCGCGCACACTGGGAATATTAGATTTAGGTCTTGCGCTTGAAACGCTGAAGAGCGGAGAAGCACGCCGAATCGACGTTGGCGTGGCGCGTTCGGCGCAGGGCGAACGCTTCTGGCTCAACATTGCAGGCGCTGGCTTCGACGCGGTTGTCGCCCATCGAATCAATAGCGGAAAGTTTCTGCGCGGTACGCCTGCTTATATTGCGGCGGTTCTGGCAACGCTGCGGACGTTTCGCGCGGCGCGCTTGGAACTTTTGTGCGATGACAAAACCGAACGGTTTGGAGCGTTGATGTGCGCGGTGGCCAACGCGCAAAGCTACGGCGGCGGAATGCGTATCGCGCCGGACGCGAAGCTCGATGATGGCCTTTTCGATGTCTGCACCATTGCCGACGCGTCTTCGCTTGAGTTCGTGCGCGCGTTTCCTTCGGTTTTTCGCGGCGAACATTTGTCGCATCCCAAAGTCGCGTTGCGCCGCGCGCACACTGTGAAAATCGCCAGCGAACCGGCGTGGCCGGTGTTGCTCGACGGCGAACTGTGGGGCGAAACGCCGGTCGAATTTAATCTACGGCCGCAAGCGGTGAAATTCCTTTTTTCAACTTCGGCCGATTCCACAACAATGGCCAAAGCCATGTCACCCACAGCGTGAGCAAGGCGTAGCGCACAAAACGAAAGACCAGAGCAATCTCGCTTTCGCCTTTAGGAAACACCGCCGCCAAACCACGCCAGATAACAAGAATCCCGACAAAGCCAACCAAGAAGCGTCCAATTTTCTGCAAGGTTGTGCCGGAAACCCTGAACCCGGTGCCACGCAGCACGAGCGCAGTGCCACAAATCAGGCCAAACAACGCGCCCGAGCGTGCTACAACCGCCGCGATGCCGGTTTCCAGCGCTGCGTTATTGGTCTGCCGCCAGAATTGTTGTGCTGTCGTTAAATCGCTCGACACCTTGTTATTCAG
This genomic window from Abditibacteriaceae bacterium contains:
- a CDS encoding stalk domain-containing protein; the protein is MRFTRCLLIGAALFGANISPLFQPSRAQEPVSEAQIAATKIGRRVILIARPFDANRPVTAVRFLLDGNTLAEAGAPGRWDWDTSNLRQGRHVVQVQAFSGEAFIGQSEPMAVYVTDGPASVLEVPFFTYEGEGRRPQQVVAPRISTSGRIAPTSEPSGRVGSALIEVFLNGEKQEFAPAARLASAEELAPKPVVKRSRSRRERQRLKRLAILRAQSAKASRTVWIPARPLLQKLGAQLHWREAKQTLVADLRIAGGVRRLELTAGEDGTRARIDGRQIALKSPVRQADNALMVPISFCAQALDLRVSYQPQQRRVELFTPISPM
- the lnt gene encoding apolipoprotein N-acyltransferase; translation: MTNFSAAREPFARGFLFDGIATREETRACIWLAAALWWLAQQGLFALGWIALLPLFVALNGKTARARFFLGWKCGWIAYAAINWWIVPTVIKGSPMIGAPPAVGFFLGLVSIFLIGAIHGSLVALVALAWNPARWRRAAWLLPLFVAVLWGLLDAARLETPLAHGWGALAYSQSYDTALLPHARWLGQHGLSALCVWCAACGALWLTRVREFSCRLWLMPVGALVLLHISGPLLQQQRNAQLRVQLIQTDVPSLSKNFAMSGESTLQQALRLSRDVPRDVDLIVWPETTFNAGRLIAHKYGRDRPYLSPEAEAVAQLARETGANILCGANARDSQSRLLNAAILFSPSGEVSWTAKSRLVPFGERAPFGELIPLLRRFAPDPEAVPPEELRPLSLRRRDGRNISVGAIVCFESCFRYPARALVKQGAQALFVLTNDEWFAGTTAPREHRAMLAIRAAENGVSVAQSANGGITSAVDPQGAFLINGTFGAAQSIVVSLP
- the eno gene encoding phosphopyruvate hydratase gives rise to the protein MTLIADISARQILDSRGNPTVEVDVTLEDGTQGRASVPSGASTGEYEAVELRDGDKSTYLGKGVIQAVRNVNEQIAPELIGTDATEQVALDNLMLDLDGTPNKANLGANAILGVSMAAAKAAAASLQMPLYRYLGGTSARTLPLPMMNILNGGKHAESGVDLQEFMVMPVGAETFSQALQMGVEIYHALKDVLHHRGLSTSVGDEGGFAPNVAGTEDALGVIMQAIEKAGFKPGENVMLAMDPAMSELHNGSKYVFEREGGERTSEEMVEFWADLCAKFPIISIEDGFDEDDWTGHKALTDRIGKTVQLVGDDLFVTNTTRLSQGIEMGAGNSILVKVNQIGTLTETLASIEMAKRAGYTAIISHRSGETEDATIADIAVATNAGQIKTGAPARTDRVAKYNQLLRIEEELGDSAIFAGRDAFYNLRA
- a CDS encoding diacylglycerol kinase family protein — translated: MNHWTIILNPAAGRGRGAREEKAIRSALPDAEILLTRKSGDAETLAFEAVQRGQHVAAAGGDGTLGEVLNGVMRAQTDTTIAILPVGTGNDFARTLGILDLGLALETLKSGEARRIDVGVARSAQGERFWLNIAGAGFDAVVAHRINSGKFLRGTPAYIAAVLATLRTFRAARLELLCDDKTERFGALMCAVANAQSYGGGMRIAPDAKLDDGLFDVCTIADASSLEFVRAFPSVFRGEHLSHPKVALRRAHTVKIASEPAWPVLLDGELWGETPVEFNLRPQAVKFLFSTSADSTTMAKAMSPTA